A genomic region of Sulfobacillus acidophilus DSM 10332 contains the following coding sequences:
- a CDS encoding Polynucleotide adenylyltransferase region (PFAM: Poly A polymerase head domain~COGs: COG0617 tRNA nucleotidyltransferase/poly(A) polymerase~InterPro IPR002646~KEGG: tmr:Tmar_0135 polynucleotide adenylyltransferase/metal dependent phosphohydrolase~PFAM: Polynucleotide adenylyltransferase region~SPTR: Putative uncharacterized protein): protein MKDLVRVKHEILTQINRIQIPPHVQAVLDRVRDAGGAAFVVGGAIRNAVWGYPVTEWDIVTNLSFDTLTRWYGARHPGARFGTVRASADVEITVMRKEDGYRDHRHPDVVRVVADIEQDLRRRDFTVNAVAFDGVRVVAVPDSWTDFDQRRLRTVGEPTTRFREDPLRLLRLARFRAHYGLTVETATWQAATRLAAETRWVSRERRLSEWLKFLQAPPDRWSMWVEQGLCRALEWSCEMFDKGFWQDAPETEAARIVAFAQTVGVEPAALAAWAERWPLKRGWRAVLYRALQARWPGDPAEWVTWARRSDPRMARFWCDLARAAGQVVTDCHPLRLAVDGNWVALHIGDTGSRVGAALRYLQDQIAEHPDWNQPTRLEALLEEWQARE, encoded by the coding sequence ATGAAAGACCTAGTGCGCGTTAAACATGAAATCTTAACTCAAATTAACCGCATTCAAATTCCCCCGCATGTTCAAGCGGTGCTTGACCGTGTTCGAGACGCCGGCGGGGCCGCGTTTGTGGTGGGAGGCGCCATTCGCAATGCGGTGTGGGGCTATCCGGTGACAGAATGGGATATCGTGACGAATCTCTCGTTCGACACCTTAACCCGGTGGTATGGCGCCCGCCATCCCGGCGCGCGCTTTGGCACGGTTCGGGCATCGGCGGACGTCGAAATTACCGTGATGCGGAAAGAAGACGGGTACCGGGATCACCGGCACCCCGACGTTGTTCGGGTGGTCGCCGATATCGAACAGGATCTGCGGCGACGGGACTTTACGGTAAATGCGGTGGCCTTCGATGGGGTACGGGTGGTTGCGGTACCGGATTCATGGACGGATTTCGATCAACGCCGGTTGCGGACGGTGGGCGAGCCGACCACGCGTTTTCGGGAGGACCCGCTTCGGTTGTTGCGCCTCGCCCGTTTTCGGGCGCACTACGGATTGACGGTGGAGACGGCAACCTGGCAAGCCGCGACCCGGTTGGCGGCGGAAACCCGGTGGGTAAGCCGGGAACGCCGACTGTCGGAATGGCTGAAATTTTTGCAGGCACCGCCTGATCGTTGGTCCATGTGGGTCGAACAGGGGCTTTGTAGAGCCCTTGAATGGTCGTGCGAGATGTTTGACAAAGGATTTTGGCAAGACGCTCCCGAGACCGAGGCGGCCCGCATCGTGGCATTTGCCCAGACGGTGGGCGTAGAGCCGGCGGCCCTCGCCGCCTGGGCCGAGCGGTGGCCTTTGAAGCGGGGGTGGCGCGCTGTTCTTTATCGCGCGCTTCAGGCGCGCTGGCCCGGAGATCCCGCCGAGTGGGTGACGTGGGCGCGCCGAAGCGATCCCCGGATGGCGCGCTTTTGGTGTGATTTGGCCCGGGCCGCGGGCCAGGTCGTCACCGATTGTCATCCGCTGAGGCTTGCCGTCGACGGCAACTGGGTGGCTTTACACATTGGGGATACCGGCTCGCGGGTCGGTGCCGCCCTTCGCTATCTCCAAGATCAAATTGCCGAGCATCCGGATTGGAATCAGCCGACGCGTCTCGAGGCACTCTTAGAGGAGTGGCAAGCCCGGGAATAG
- a CDS encoding cell wall hydrolase/autolysin (PFAM: N-acetylmuramoyl-L-alanine amidase~COGs: COG0860 N-acetylmuramoyl-L-alanine amidase~InterPro IPR002508~KEGG: pth:PTH_0361 N-acetylmuramoyl-L-alanine amidase~PFAM: Cell wall hydrolase/autolysin, catalytic~SMART: Cell wall hydrolase/autolysin, catalytic~SPTR: N-acetylmuramoyl-L-alanine amidase): MAMRWITVWMLILFTGALVLAGQPLIDAGAATPPPPLAGDLLRGRTIIIDPGHGGYDPGSRGRQAIEAEVNLAIALKLKTWFQMAGAHVLMTWSKPSDIPSHRKYRVQSRLEWINRQPADVLIDIHCNSGASSYKGPQTFYWDGAASYHLATAVQEELQYFTGTVRGVKRIDQYVLRYAKMPAINVEVGFITNPREEQRLLNPTYQEDLTWYIFIGTERWMVRGRWPESLLKSPPPVDLLRRD; the protein is encoded by the coding sequence ATGGCAATGCGGTGGATTACTGTGTGGATGTTGATTCTTTTTACGGGGGCGTTGGTTTTAGCGGGGCAACCCTTGATCGATGCCGGTGCCGCCACGCCGCCTCCTCCGCTGGCGGGAGATTTGTTGCGCGGACGTACGATCATTATCGACCCGGGCCATGGGGGATATGATCCGGGCAGTCGGGGCCGCCAAGCAATTGAGGCCGAGGTCAATCTGGCGATTGCCCTCAAACTGAAAACCTGGTTTCAAATGGCGGGTGCGCATGTGCTCATGACCTGGTCGAAACCGTCGGATATCCCGTCTCACCGGAAATATCGCGTGCAATCGCGATTAGAATGGATTAACCGCCAACCGGCGGACGTGTTGATTGATATTCATTGCAATTCCGGTGCGTCCAGCTATAAAGGTCCGCAAACCTTTTATTGGGACGGGGCGGCGAGCTATCATCTTGCGACCGCCGTACAAGAAGAACTGCAGTATTTTACCGGCACGGTGCGGGGGGTCAAACGCATCGACCAATATGTGCTGCGCTACGCCAAAATGCCGGCGATCAACGTGGAAGTCGGGTTTATCACCAATCCTCGGGAAGAGCAACGGTTATTAAATCCGACCTATCAAGAAGACCTTACGTGGTATATTTTCATCGGCACCGAGCGCTGGATGGTGCGTGGTCGCTGGCCCGAATCCCTCTTGAAATCCCCTCCGCCGGTGGATTTATTACGCCGGGACTAA
- a CDS encoding arginase (PFAM: Arginase family~TIGRFAM: arginase~COGs: COG0010 Arginase/agmatinase/formimionoglutamate hydrolase arginase family~InterPro IPR014033:IPR006035~KEGG: aac:Aaci_0321 arginase~PFAM: Ureohydrolase~PRIAM: Arginase~SPTR: Arginase;~TIGRFAM: Arginase, subgroup) encodes MTTKHIRIIGVPIDYGADRRGVDMGPSAIRYAGLHEKLRQAGHQVLDSGNLKVPVPESRQMKHPKLKFLDEIVQVNQVLARVVAKSVHDGEFPVVLGGDHSIAMGTIAGLLRVRPRLGMIWFDAHGDFNTEETTPSGNVHGMPVAVAAGLSQSALALPFRDHFLDPAKIVYVGVRTLDPDEAEALRQSQATVFSMHEVDRYGMREVMARAMDIVTQGTDGVHLSFDIDALDPLFAPGSGTPYSGGLTDREAHLALELLAEADILTSMEMVEVNPILDEHNRTGELAANLIASALGHRII; translated from the coding sequence ATGACAACTAAACATATACGCATTATCGGGGTTCCGATCGACTACGGCGCCGACCGTCGTGGCGTGGATATGGGGCCTAGCGCCATTCGCTACGCCGGTTTACACGAAAAATTACGGCAGGCCGGCCATCAGGTATTGGACAGCGGCAATTTGAAAGTACCGGTGCCGGAAAGTCGTCAAATGAAGCACCCGAAGTTGAAGTTTCTGGATGAAATTGTGCAGGTCAATCAGGTATTGGCGCGGGTCGTGGCCAAGTCTGTCCATGATGGGGAATTTCCCGTGGTACTCGGGGGCGACCATAGTATCGCGATGGGCACCATTGCCGGCCTCTTACGGGTGAGACCGCGGCTCGGGATGATTTGGTTTGATGCCCACGGGGACTTCAATACCGAAGAGACGACCCCATCCGGTAATGTGCATGGGATGCCCGTCGCGGTAGCGGCCGGGCTCAGTCAGAGTGCGTTGGCCTTACCGTTTCGCGATCATTTTCTGGATCCGGCCAAAATTGTCTACGTGGGGGTCCGTACCTTGGATCCCGATGAAGCGGAGGCCCTTCGGCAAAGTCAGGCGACCGTGTTTTCCATGCATGAAGTCGACCGTTATGGTATGCGGGAAGTGATGGCACGGGCGATGGATATTGTCACTCAGGGCACCGACGGGGTGCATTTAAGTTTCGATATTGATGCGCTGGACCCGCTATTTGCCCCGGGATCGGGGACGCCCTACAGTGGCGGACTCACCGATCGGGAAGCGCATTTGGCGTTGGAATTGTTGGCGGAGGCCGATATCTTGACCTCGATGGAAATGGTCGAAGTCAATCCCATTTTGGATGAACATAATCGAACGGGGGAGTTGGCCGCCAACCTTATTGCGTCGGCCCTCGGCCATCGCATTATTTAA
- a CDS encoding amidohydrolase (PFAM: Peptidase family M20/M25/M40; Peptidase dimerisation domain~TIGRFAM: amidohydrolase~COGs: COG1473 Metal-dependent amidase/aminoacylase/carboxypeptidase~InterPro IPR010168:IPR002933:IPR011650~KEGG: toc:Toce_1868 amidohydrolase~PFAM: Peptidase M20; Peptidase M20, dimerisation~PRIAM: N-acetyldiaminopimelate deacetylase~SPTR: Amidohydrolase;~TIGRFAM: Peptidase M20D, amidohydrolase): MASIIEFRRALHQIPELAFHETQTQAYVLQTLRNMGWDPRPIAGTGVVVDIDSGRPGPTVMFRADMDGLPLTEETGLAFASRHPGVMHACGHDGHMAILLGLAERLAEGAPFQGRVRLAFQPAEERPPGGALQMIEAGVLDGVDEVYGLHLWAGFPVGTIGLRPGPMMANADEFRIVVTGRGGHGSQPEATADAVLLASQIVVNLQTIVSRRVPALEPAVVTCGTIQGGHTFNIIAERAEITGTVRTFSAETQALVRQEMAHIARTTALLYGADAELVYNPGYPALINAEEPTRRWQARLREWATVVEPEPSMGGEDFAYYLHHRPGAFLFLGARPDVEYPHHSPHFQINEDALALGVEAFWNVIRA, from the coding sequence ATGGCGTCCATTATCGAATTTCGTCGGGCATTGCACCAAATTCCCGAATTGGCGTTTCACGAAACCCAAACCCAAGCGTATGTCCTGCAAACCTTGCGGAATATGGGGTGGGACCCTCGGCCGATTGCGGGCACCGGCGTGGTTGTCGATATCGACAGCGGACGACCCGGCCCGACCGTCATGTTTCGCGCCGATATGGACGGATTGCCTCTCACGGAAGAAACCGGTCTCGCCTTTGCCTCGCGGCACCCGGGGGTGATGCACGCCTGTGGGCATGACGGCCACATGGCGATCCTTCTGGGATTGGCCGAACGCTTAGCCGAGGGAGCCCCCTTTCAGGGGCGGGTGCGATTGGCCTTTCAGCCGGCGGAAGAACGGCCGCCCGGGGGAGCCCTCCAGATGATTGAAGCCGGCGTGCTGGACGGGGTGGACGAAGTCTACGGTCTTCATTTATGGGCGGGCTTTCCGGTGGGCACCATAGGCTTGCGGCCGGGACCGATGATGGCGAACGCCGACGAATTTCGGATTGTCGTGACCGGTCGGGGAGGACACGGGTCGCAACCGGAGGCGACCGCTGATGCGGTCCTGTTGGCGTCGCAAATCGTCGTGAATTTGCAAACGATTGTTTCTCGCCGGGTTCCCGCGTTGGAGCCGGCCGTGGTCACCTGTGGGACGATTCAGGGGGGCCATACGTTTAATATTATTGCCGAACGCGCCGAAATTACCGGCACCGTACGGACCTTTTCGGCCGAAACCCAAGCCTTGGTCCGACAAGAAATGGCCCATATCGCTCGTACAACGGCTCTGTTATACGGTGCCGACGCGGAACTCGTCTATAACCCGGGCTATCCCGCCCTCATCAACGCGGAAGAACCTACCCGGCGGTGGCAAGCCCGTTTGCGCGAATGGGCGACGGTGGTGGAGCCGGAACCGTCCATGGGGGGCGAGGACTTTGCGTATTATCTCCATCATCGACCCGGAGCGTTTCTCTTTCTCGGCGCACGCCCGGACGTCGAATATCCGCATCATTCACCCCATTTCCAAATCAATGAAGACGCGTTGGCGCTCGGGGTCGAGGCGTTTTGGAATGTCATCCGGGCCTAA
- a CDS encoding ferric uptake regulator, Fur family (PFAM: Ferric uptake regulator family~COGs: COG0735 Fe2+/Zn2+ uptake regulation protein~InterPro IPR002481~KEGG: mta:Moth_1147 ferric uptake regulator family protein~PFAM: Ferric-uptake regulator~SPTR: Ferric uptake regulator, Fur family), with amino-acid sequence MPQLSSVYRKLEEGAKRLTPQRELIIKIFLNHPGEHLSAEEVHRLVRQEFQDIGLATVYRTLELLTGLEILERINFNDGRARYEMKVREETHRHHHLVCLRCGRVEEFQEDLLDPLEDRLLQERGFRVMDHELKFYGICAHCRRQGKKEWE; translated from the coding sequence ATGCCGCAATTATCTTCGGTCTACCGCAAATTAGAAGAAGGGGCCAAGCGGCTGACGCCTCAACGGGAATTAATCATCAAAATTTTTTTGAATCATCCCGGAGAGCATTTGTCGGCTGAAGAAGTGCATCGTTTGGTACGGCAGGAATTTCAGGATATCGGATTGGCCACGGTATACCGCACCTTGGAACTATTGACCGGGTTGGAAATTTTGGAACGCATCAACTTTAACGACGGCCGGGCACGCTATGAAATGAAAGTGCGGGAAGAAACCCATCGGCATCATCATTTAGTCTGTTTACGGTGTGGTCGCGTCGAAGAATTTCAAGAAGACTTGTTAGATCCGTTGGAAGATCGGTTGTTGCAGGAACGGGGATTTCGTGTGATGGATCATGAGTTGAAGTTTTACGGGATTTGCGCCCATTGTCGTCGACAAGGTAAAAAGGAGTGGGAATGA
- a CDS encoding arsenate reductase like protein (PFAM: ArsC family~COGs: COG1393 Arsenate reductase and related protein glutaredoxin family~InterPro IPR006660~KEGG: bts:Btus_0461 arsenate reductase and related protein~PFAM: Arsenate reductase-like~SPTR: Arsenate reductase and related protein) encodes MVLHPLAPEELARLAAKAGGMEALLSRKSPKYKEYAGRVTAPGDWLALMAEEPRLIRRPILERDTDVLIGFDPDEWQRRLL; translated from the coding sequence TTGGTTTTGCACCCTCTCGCTCCGGAAGAATTAGCTCGATTGGCCGCGAAGGCCGGCGGTATGGAGGCCTTGTTGTCGCGTAAGAGTCCCAAATATAAAGAATACGCGGGGCGTGTGACGGCGCCGGGCGATTGGTTGGCCTTGATGGCGGAAGAACCCCGCCTTATTCGCCGTCCCATTTTGGAACGGGACACGGACGTGCTAATCGGCTTTGATCCGGACGAGTGGCAACGCCGGTTACTTTAG
- a CDS encoding molybdenum cofactor synthesis domain protein (PFAM: Probable molybdopterin binding domain; MoeA N-terminal region (domain I and II); MoeA C-terminal region (domain IV)~TIGRFAM: molybdenum cofactor synthesis domain~COGs: COG0303 Molybdopterin biosynthesis enzyme~InterPro IPR020817:IPR005110:IPR001453:IPR005111~KEGG: lfe:LAF_1065 molybdopterin biosynthesis protein MoeA~PFAM: MoeA, N-terminal region, domain I/II; Molybdopterin binding; MoeA, C-terminal, domain IV~SPTR: Molybdopterin biosynthesis protein MoeA;~TIGRFAM: Molybdenum cofactor synthesis), with protein MSYLSVSDAQTLLQSRVFTLPAEAIPLRQALGRTLAAPVLAGTDVPPFARAAMDGYAVRADECPGTFTVVGQVRAGTVWPTPLEKGQAVRILTGAPVPVGATAVVEQERVIRQDNTVQIERAIRPGWNIMEKGHEYRQGQPLFEAGHHLDALSIGQLAAVGVATVSVRQRPRILVATSGDELVAPGAPLGPGQVYDTNGPLFEALLTHWGAMVDRAVIPDDSDQVAQFFHDPKLQHYSLVLTTGGASVGDYDFIPQIFARDFERLFWRLDMHPGKAVAAAQIGTTVAIALSGNPGAALIGFYLLVLPALAQLLGRPFPLTAVEGVLTTPYPKPTRETRFLKVRLLPTDQGFYAMTPLEDQSSDAIRSFREADGLAVIPHGAPPQPAGTRLSGWLLPTGP; from the coding sequence GTGTCCTATCTTTCCGTTTCCGACGCTCAGACCCTGCTCCAAAGCCGAGTATTTACCTTACCGGCGGAAGCGATTCCCCTTCGGCAGGCACTAGGCCGCACGTTAGCCGCGCCGGTTTTGGCCGGCACCGACGTCCCGCCGTTTGCGCGAGCCGCCATGGACGGCTATGCCGTGAGGGCCGACGAGTGCCCCGGCACCTTTACGGTGGTGGGGCAAGTGCGGGCCGGTACCGTTTGGCCGACCCCCCTAGAAAAAGGTCAAGCCGTCCGCATCCTGACCGGAGCCCCAGTCCCCGTCGGAGCCACCGCGGTGGTGGAGCAAGAACGCGTCATCCGGCAGGACAACACCGTCCAGATTGAACGGGCCATCCGACCAGGATGGAATATTATGGAGAAAGGGCATGAATATCGTCAAGGGCAACCGCTTTTCGAGGCCGGACACCATCTGGACGCCTTATCCATCGGGCAGTTGGCGGCCGTGGGAGTCGCCACCGTCTCGGTGCGGCAACGCCCGCGGATTTTGGTCGCCACGTCCGGCGACGAATTGGTTGCGCCGGGAGCTCCGTTAGGTCCGGGGCAGGTATATGATACCAATGGGCCCTTATTCGAGGCATTGCTCACCCATTGGGGGGCCATGGTCGATCGGGCCGTCATTCCCGACGATTCGGACCAGGTCGCCCAGTTTTTCCATGATCCGAAGCTCCAACACTATTCCCTGGTCTTAACCACAGGCGGTGCCTCCGTGGGAGATTATGACTTTATTCCCCAAATTTTTGCCCGCGATTTCGAACGGCTGTTTTGGCGGCTGGATATGCATCCGGGCAAAGCGGTGGCGGCCGCCCAAATCGGGACCACGGTGGCCATCGCCTTATCCGGCAATCCCGGAGCGGCCCTCATCGGGTTCTACCTCCTGGTGCTACCGGCTTTGGCGCAGCTCCTGGGCCGCCCCTTCCCCTTAACCGCCGTCGAAGGGGTACTGACCACACCCTATCCCAAGCCCACACGAGAAACCCGCTTTCTCAAAGTCCGTCTGTTGCCGACGGACCAGGGCTTCTACGCGATGACGCCCCTAGAGGACCAATCCTCGGATGCCATCCGGTCCTTTCGGGAAGCGGACGGTCTGGCCGTGATTCCTCATGGCGCGCCGCCCCAACCGGCCGGCACTCGCCTGTCCGGCTGGCTTTTGCCTACCGGCCCCTAA
- a CDS encoding molybdopterin guanine dinucleotide biosynthesis accessory protein MobB (PFAM: Molybdopterin guanine dinucleotide synthesis protein B~COGs: COG1763 Molybdopterin-guanine dinucleotide biosynthesis protein~KEGG: csa:Csal_2080 molybdopterin-guanine dinucleotide biosynthesis protein B~SPTR: Molybdopterin guanine dinucleotide biosynthesis accessory protein MobB), protein MHILHIAGPSQVGKTRLITALIPVLPSALVLKWSHHRLPPDKPGSDTAEWGSLSTGPILFAASDGIIWRGPYDRLAIYRLLAPLTSLLIVEGDKGAPWPKIVISPEWIPSIQVALWISPMPPEDPAIPWIAAELPLSDTQIEALRQQIGDHWSRLCHILE, encoded by the coding sequence ATGCATATTTTGCATATTGCCGGACCGTCGCAGGTGGGTAAGACGCGACTCATTACGGCCCTCATCCCCGTTTTGCCGTCGGCTCTCGTGCTGAAATGGAGCCATCATCGGTTACCGCCCGACAAACCGGGCTCCGATACCGCCGAATGGGGATCGTTGAGCACGGGACCGATCCTGTTCGCGGCGTCCGACGGGATCATTTGGCGCGGGCCCTATGATCGGCTTGCAATCTATCGTCTGTTGGCACCCCTCACGTCCCTTTTGATCGTCGAAGGGGATAAGGGGGCCCCCTGGCCTAAAATCGTCATCAGTCCGGAATGGATACCGTCTATTCAAGTGGCCCTCTGGATTTCTCCCATGCCCCCGGAGGATCCGGCGATTCCCTGGATTGCGGCCGAATTGCCGCTCTCCGATACCCAAATCGAAGCCCTTCGTCAACAGATCGGGGACCATTGGTCCCGCCTATGCCACATTCTAGAATAA
- a CDS encoding molybdopterin-guanine dinucleotide biosynthesis protein A (COGs: COG0746 Molybdopterin-guanine dinucleotide biosynthesis protein A~KEGG: tmr:Tmar_1460 molybdopterin-guanine dinucleotide biosynthesis protein A~SPTR: Molybdopterin-guanine dinucleotide biosynthesis protein A) — protein MDRLPYDGVVLAGGQSRRMGHPKETLPFPGQDGSLLTHAETVLKTALAGTIWVSRPYGTPAAPDVLVDESPDAGPLEGIRRGLERTPHPYLAVLAVDLPGIPPQLYAMLQQHTGRQIDVVYPGTPHRIQPLAALWHHDTLQLLTDVCAGPRRVRIIDVLAQLRTVMVPVPGSWLVNVNTPAEWERFLADSAAPS, from the coding sequence ATGGACCGCTTACCCTACGATGGGGTTGTTTTAGCTGGGGGCCAATCCCGCCGGATGGGACACCCAAAAGAAACCCTGCCCTTTCCCGGTCAAGACGGGTCGCTGTTAACGCATGCCGAAACGGTGTTGAAAACCGCTTTGGCCGGCACCATTTGGGTATCCCGTCCTTATGGCACCCCTGCGGCACCGGACGTTTTGGTCGACGAATCCCCGGACGCCGGCCCACTAGAGGGCATTCGGCGCGGGTTGGAACGGACCCCGCATCCTTATTTGGCGGTCTTGGCCGTCGACTTGCCGGGGATTCCGCCCCAACTCTATGCGATGCTTCAACAACACACGGGTCGGCAAATCGACGTGGTCTATCCCGGCACGCCCCACCGGATTCAGCCTTTGGCGGCTCTTTGGCACCACGATACCTTGCAGCTATTGACCGACGTATGTGCCGGTCCCCGTCGGGTACGGATTATTGATGTGTTGGCCCAACTCCGGACGGTGATGGTTCCGGTTCCCGGCAGCTGGCTCGTCAATGTCAATACCCCCGCCGAATGGGAACGCTTTTTGGCCGATTCGGCCGCCCCGTCTTGA
- a CDS encoding Haloacid dehalogenase domain protein hydrolase (PFAM: haloacid dehalogenase-like hydrolase~TIGRFAM: haloacid dehalogenase superfamily, subfamily IA, variant 3 with third motif having DD or ED~COGs: COG1011 hydrolase (HAD superfamily)~InterPro IPR005834~KEGG: tmr:Tmar_0735 HAD-superfamily hydrolase, subfamily IA, variant 3~PFAM: Haloacid dehalogenase-like hydrolase~SPTR: HAD-superfamily hydrolase, subfamily IA, variant 3), with amino-acid sequence MWQAVGLDLDDTLLELDGDFLSRYLTAFESSLQSALAVRDPLHPIWGDIMKTILAQPNRADFLYNQVMTYLLTRLHTNRDALDRALTRFYQEEFSRLRQWTRPRYGMNGLLAAIRGRGVRVALVTSPWFPRRAIEERLEWAGLEGFPFDLVTAMEEMHATKPEPQYYREVADKVGIRPEQWIMVGNDVDEDILPALSVGMKAFWITNGQTDPRVPSAVPRGTIYDAGRYLLSAGEPK; translated from the coding sequence ATGTGGCAAGCGGTCGGATTGGATTTGGATGATACCCTCTTGGAGTTGGACGGCGACTTTCTGTCCCGCTACTTAACCGCTTTCGAATCGTCGTTGCAATCGGCCTTGGCCGTCAGAGACCCTTTGCATCCGATTTGGGGCGATATCATGAAGACCATTTTAGCGCAGCCGAACCGGGCGGATTTTCTCTATAACCAGGTCATGACCTACCTGTTGACCCGACTTCATACGAACCGGGATGCCTTAGACCGCGCCTTGACGCGTTTTTATCAGGAAGAGTTTTCGCGACTTCGACAATGGACGCGTCCCCGTTACGGAATGAACGGTCTTTTGGCGGCGATCCGGGGGCGGGGGGTTCGGGTGGCTTTAGTCACCAGCCCCTGGTTTCCGCGGCGGGCGATCGAAGAACGGCTCGAGTGGGCCGGGCTTGAGGGGTTTCCCTTTGACCTGGTGACCGCCATGGAAGAGATGCACGCAACGAAACCGGAGCCCCAATATTATCGGGAGGTGGCGGATAAAGTGGGGATTCGGCCGGAACAGTGGATTATGGTGGGCAATGACGTGGATGAAGATATCCTGCCCGCCTTGTCGGTGGGGATGAAAGCCTTTTGGATTACAAACGGTCAGACAGATCCGCGGGTTCCCTCGGCAGTTCCCCGTGGCACTATCTATGATGCCGGTCGCTATTTGCTCTCCGCGGGGGAGCCAAAATGA